gTGTTTGCATGTTCAGAACTCCAGGTTAAGATTCCCTGTTGTGGAGGGATGTGTGTGTGGAGGCAGAATCGGCCGGGGGACGTAGCTGGAGAGGCACGAGGACGGGATGGAGGAGACAGAGGATGTGGTGGGATTGCAGAGCAGGAAAGCTTCAGAAAAGTGGGATTTCTGTGTTTTAGGGACAAGTGGcatcccctgccctgtgcccgtGGATCCACAATCCGGCTGCTCCAGGTTCTTTGGCTGTTTGGTGACGTTTCTGTATTGCAGTAAATGCCTGAGATGTgtatttttatggatttttttttttcttttggatcCCAAACCTGAAGGTTGTTCTCCCCACAGTGGTGATTTCTGTGTTGATTTGTACGTGTGACTTCAGGGTTGTGTGCTCGGGGACCTCGGGTTTGTTCCTAACATTGGAGGGAAATCAGTTTTGGGAGCCGCTGGATTGAGGTGCCCGGGGGTGGGGGTGTGGGAGATTTTAGTTCCTAGcctgtattttatttaaatgaactGATGCCTCGCCAGGCTCAACCGGAGTCAGTGCCTGAAGCTTTTTGTAGCCGTGATATCCCGGGAGAGAACCAGCCCAGTCCGGAAAGACGCGCTCTTATAGAGCGGCCAGAGTATCTGTCCAAATATTTGCTTCCATTTTCAAAAGATAAAAGTCATTGATTATAAACTGCCTCTGCTTGGCTTTTCCTTTGGCTCTCGGCATTCCAGCTCTGATTGATAACTGGGATATGGAGTGAGGGACACTTCAGTGGGGGGCTGTGGCTCAGGGGGTCCTTGGGGACCTTCTGCTCTTGTCCCAGGAGAGCCAGGGCCCATTCCTGGGATCACACCTGGGATCCTCCCTGGTGATTCCCAGTGATGAGCCCGAGAGCTTGGCTGGATGTGGGATGTGATGGCACAGGTGGGCTGGGGGATCTCGGGGTGGATGGGGATGATGAGTTCCCAGGAAGGAACAGCCCTGCTTGGGAATTACCCCGGATCAGGGGGCCTCATtctgctcctccccaggtgAAATCAGGCTGCAGGAAGTCTGAAATGACACAGAGCCTGGGCTGGAAACAGCATCTCTTACTCCACCCAGGTTTGAGTTTTCTCAGGGCTGAGGCATTTCAGGGGATGTTGCACAACCTCCAGAACACCCCGACCCCGGCACCACCCCAAAGCcgggcagggatgctcccagaGTCAGCGCTCCCTGAGCACCATGGATccctcccagggatgctcaTCCCAGCGGCCTGAGCCCCATTTCCTCCTcttccagcccctggccaggtgTTTCGGAGCAGGCACGGGCCGGGTTTCCGAGGCGGGGGGTTGTTGACACCCCGAGCCCGTTCCTGCGGATGTGCCTCTTGCAGCACCTTCCTGCGGCTGCGGCTGCGCCTCCCGCCCCAGAGCTGCGGTTGGGGCGGGGGGTTTCCTGTCGTGCCAGTGCCACGAGGCTGGGACAACACCCAGGACAATGCCAGGCAGCGCCCCCGAAAGCCCCTCCGAGCATCCTGGGGATGGTGCAGGGAGAAGGAGCCCGGCACAAGGGCTGTGCAAAACATCACGTCAGGCCCTCACCCTCCTCCACCTCGTGTGCTAAAGCGTTTCCCGGTGCTGAGGTATCTCAGGGCACGCTGGTCCCCTCCCTGGCCATGCCCACACCGTGCCCGCGGGggtggcagccctggcaccaggTTTGCCGTCACTTCTGCTTTCGGAGCGACGCGAGCCCCGGAGCGCAGCTGCTCCGCGGGGCCGCCGGTGGGGCCGAGCCCTCCGAGGAAGCCCCTTTTTGGGGTGCAGCCCACACCCTGCCACCCTCCCCGGGGGTGCCCGCAGCCCCCCATCCCTCACTGGCCCCGCTGTCGCCGTGACGTCCTTCCCCCGCGGGCTCCGAAACCGCAGCCGCTTTTCCGCGCTCCCGCCCTTCCCCGCCCGGCCGGAGGTGCAGGCGGAGGGCGGCCCACGACGCCCCGCGGGTCCGGTGCTGGGGCCGCCCTCGCCCCCCGGCCCGTGCCAGCCCTCGCCCGTGAGTCCTGCAGTTGGGATCCCGCCGCGCCCATCAGCACAGGTGAGCCCtggtgggaaggggctggagcgggGCTGGGCCCCCGGGGTGCTCTGGGTCCCTGAGGGTGCCACGCTCCGTGCGGGTGCCTGGGGGTGCTTTGGGGATGTGGGAGCATCCTGGGATGCTCGGAGCATTCAGCCGTGTCTGGATGCTGTTGGGTGTGGATCTTCGGGATCTCGGTGGCCTCCGCCCAGCGGGGCTGCCGGGAGAACGTGGGGGGGATTGGTGATGgaacagggggatttggggggagtttggggtggatttgcctctcctgctccagcacagagacACAGGCTCGTGGTGGCCTCAGCCCTGgagccctgtgccagcctggcgGGTGGAGGGGAGGACGGGCACCCTGGGAAGAGGTGTCTGTCAGAACGTGGGTGACATCCCTGTGGTTTCATTTCCACACGGAGACTCATCCCGCAACTGccccatcccgcagcagccgCCTCCATCACGGCTGATTTCCCATTTCCAGACACTCAACTTCCTTATCAAAACttgctcctggagcagagccatcggtgctgagctcctgcaggaggggGCTGTGGCAGGAAAAGGACGCTGGGTGCCTTCTACCATCCCCCCAAAGCCGAGGACCCCTCTCCAgaggggaaggaggatcctCGGTTGGCGTGTGATCCCACACTGGGGCAGTTCCACGCTCAGCATTCTCCCGCGGGGAGCAGGACCCCGATGTCACCTGCCCTTTCTGCCCCTTGCAGGTCCCAtggcgccgggccgggccgtgctggtgctgctggtgctgagccCCCTGTGGGcgtgtggggctgagctgctggagccagggctgccctggggcgGGCAGTGGGTCTGGGGGGAGGCCAAGCCCCTGTCCCTCTCCCGTGGGAAGAGGGATGACAGTGGGCAGGAGCCCGGTGCCACCACGATGATCAGCAGTGACAAGAGCCATGGTGGCTCcgtgccactgccagcagctggcacCAAGGCCAGCCTGCTCCGAGTGCCAACCACAGCCGATCCCATGGATGATTCCCccgagcctgagctgctcctgagctctgcagcagcagtgcccagcaccaaCACTAGCCTGCTCCAGGTGCTCACAGTGCCCACCACAGCCGAGCCTATGGATGAGGCAGATTCCCCTAAACCTGAGTTACTGGAGGACTCTGTGgcaccagcagtgcccagcgccAGCACCAGCCTGCTCCGGGTGCCTGTAGTGCCCACCACAGCTGATCCCATGGATGAGACCGATCCCCCTGATCCCGACCTGCTGCCAGGCTCAGAGCCTGCCACAGCGACAGCAGCCCAAAAGGGCATCGCCACCACCACCCCCGGCTGGCTCATCGAGGAGGACACAGTGACTGATGGCCTGGACAGCAGCTCCTCCACGGGGCCGCGCTCTACAGCCCCCCCAGCCTTTATCCTCACCAGCACCGGCTACAGGAAACCCAAGAAATCCGGATCTCCGCCTGCATCCACCCTCCCGGCCACTTGGGACACGACGGCGGTGGCCACCGCGGTGCCCTGGGAGCCCAGCGGGGTGATGAGCAAGTGCCTGCTGgccatcctgctgctggggctggtggcCGCCACCTTCCTGGTGTGCACGGGCGTGCTGGGGACGCTGCTGTGGCGGCGGGCGCGGTCGGGCGAGCGCCGCTTCAGCCGCACCGAGATGGTTTGTATCTCCTCGCTGCTGCCCGACGCCGAGGCGGCCGCCGGTCCCCGGCCGGTCCCCGCTCGGAGGcacaagctgctgctgcccgaCGGCAGCGCCGAGCCCGACGGAGACAACCTGACTCTCAGCAGCTTCCTGCCGGAGCACTCCTGAGCCGCAGGGATGGCTCCTGCATCCCGCAGGTGCCCGCCCTGTCCCCCGGTGTTTTCGCTTGGACCACTGTGACGGAGCTGCTGCCCCGCGGTCAGCTCAGCCCCCGAAGCGCATCCCATTAAAGAGTTACCCCGACATGGTGGTCTCTTCCTGGCAGCGCCCTCCCTGCCCACATCCTGCTGCCGAAATTTCGCTTCTCCATCCTCCCCCACAAAGCCCCTGGGGGAGCAGAAACGAAACCCGCGGTCACTCCTCGGCAGGCAGGGACCAGACCCCGGGACTCTGGGGATGGGACCGCAGCCCCCGGGACCCCCTGCCCGCCTGGGCTCGGCCTCGTGGGAGCGGGAAGGGCGGGGGGGACGGGGCGGAAACGCggggggacggggacggggacaggacGGGTGCGCTCGCGGCACAACGTGTTCCTGCCTGCGGTCGCTGCAGCGAGGCGGGGACGCCTCCGGAGCCGCCGCTGCCTGTCAGGTGCTCGGCCCCGGGGAGAGCGGCGGCCGCAGGGTCTCGGCATCATCCAGCTGGGACTGGGAGGAATGGGGAGAGCGAATCCATGAGAGGCCAGCGAAGGTCCCAGCGTTTCACCCGCTCAGGCAGGTGTCAGTCACCCCTCAGGCCACCAGCTGATCCCTTCCTTGGGGGAGTGGAAATACGCCAGGACTGGCCCTCTTCTTCCAGGCTCAATGttcccatttttccattttgctccACCCAGGCTCcccatccccacatccccatccctgctgtgaGCAGCTTCAATGTCCCCATCTCTCCATcctcacccctgccctgccagattCAGCATCCCCATTCCCACATCCCCATATCCCCTTCCCCACGTTCCCAAGCTTGCAGCCTCCTCGAAGGCCGCTCTGGGCTGGCTGTCCAGGGGCAATTGCCAGCGTGGTCATTCACCTGCATCCCGGCCCTGCTGCCTGTTTACATTCACCCTGAGCTTGGGATATTTTCCATCTGGATCCTGGCAGCTGCACGGCCCCGCTCCGGCTGTGAATGTAAATGTTTATGGGTGAGTCAGCCGGGCCCACAGCTGGTGGCCGTGGCCTGTCCCCACGCAGGACACCCTGCCCGTGGGCTCCTTGCTGATGCCACCCTGCTCTGTCCCACTGTGTCCCCACGCCAGCGCCCTGCCAGccaaagcagccacagggaaAGAGGGATGCTCCAACCCTCTGGCCTCACCCCACAGCAGCTCATCCAGCCTCTGCCCCCGGTGAGGATGAGGCCGGTGTGTCCTGAGGAAGAGGATGGGTGCAGATCTGAGGGGTTGCTCccactcccagccctgtgccagccgctctgcagcaggagcccagcGAGGAGAATCTTTCTTTCACTGCAGGAGCCGGGAATTGCCCTATTTGGCGCAGTCAGCAGGTCCTGTCGGGCTGCCATCGCCCGCCTCACGGCACAGGAATTCACAGGAAGCCTGCGCGGTGTCACAGCAGGATCCTCAGGGCAGGGTGTGGCGGGGTGGCACCGGGCCGTGGTGGGTGACAGGGGCcgggggtggcacagggccGTGGTGGGTGACAGGGGCCGGGGTGGCACCGGGCCGTGGTGGGTGACAGGGGCCGGGGGTGGCACCGGGCCGTGGTGGGTGACAGGAGGTGGCACAATCCCACGCACTGAACTGCACATGGAGCTCCACGCGCCCCGTGCATCTCTGCAGGACGGGCGCCCTCCGGGTATTTTGCTGGCACAGCAAAGCGCAGCCCAGGGAAGCAAATTAGAAGCAGAGCGAGGCTGAAATGCCTCAAATTGCCGGTTCCCCGGGCGGGCTGTGccgcccagcccagccctgcgctgcCGCGCGTTCCTGCTGCCCCAAATTAcacggcggggcccggcggtcccggccctgccctgctcggAGGCAAAAACGGCATCCTAATGGCCGGTGGGAGCTGGCACCGGGAACTGGGACGGGGATCCCGGCTGCGagggtggggacactgggcagggagggatgagGACTCTGAGCAATGAAGGGTGGGAAGCGAGGGCAGGGTGGGATGCAGGTCCTGGACAAGGAGGGATGGAGGCTGCGGGTGAAGCAGGATGGGGAtgctggcaggggtgggatggagcTCTTGGATGAGGGACAATGGGGATGCAGACCCTGGGCAGGGTGGAATGGAAACCCTGGACAAGGAAACTGAGCCCAACACCGGCATTAATGGGTGTGTGGGGGgaactcagccccagccccacctgggctgcaggagcagggccgGATGCTGCTGGAACTCCTGGCCCTCCCCTCgcctttcccccttcccctctAAGATTTCATCACTGAGCACTTAAGGCCGGGAAAAGCCGCccgagcagctgcagggagccgCCGGGGCAGCCAGACGGACGGAGCCTTTATTTCGGGGAGCCGCGACGCCGGCGGCGACGCCGGAGAAACCCCAGCGGCGCCAGCCCCTCCAccggggacagaggggacagaatCCCTGCCCCCCACCCGCGGGGGTCACGGTCCCCAGGCGCTGGCCATGGCTTTTTGGGGGGTCTGGCAGGtccccagagagcagcagaggaaaataGCAACAGGATGAGGTCACGCAGCGGCTGCAGTGTCTTGAGCAACCTCAGGCCAGGCCGAGGggaccagggcagggggagagagagaTTGAGAGGGCTCAGGAGATGCCCCCAGACCCCAAGACTGGAGACCAGGACCCGGggagctgagcagctgctgtatgtgcctggggaagcagagggacccctgcctgtgtccctgcctgcaCCCCAAAGCAGGGGTGCCCAGGCCAGAGCATTTCCAGGCTGGGATTTTAGGAAATGTTCTTCTGAAATTACGGGGATGGTCCTAAGCCATGTTTGCCCCACTGGCTCAATAATGCCAGGGCACTGAGCCCACATCCCTCACTGTCCCCCTTGGACCCTCGGATGGGCTTTACTCCCACCTTTGTGGAtaaaaacaacattaaaaacAACCCCCTGTGTGACCCTCATCCCCACTTGCACCCCAAAATGTGGCCCCTTCCGGGGTTGATGATGGGGGGACCGTGGCTCCTTTGCTGACAGGATAAGCCAGgaaacacccccagccccagctggattccatctgggagggggctgggggctgcctgcctttccctggCCTCCCAcaccccctccccatcccggcCGTAATGAGAACAAGCTGGTCCCGGGCTGCGacgcaggaggaggaggaggagaaggaggaggagaggagggagaaggaggaggctCCATCCCAGCAGGCTGCAGAAAGGGGCTCGAGGTGTGTGGGACAGATCCCGTCTTCCCGGCTGCGTCCCGCCGGCTGCGGGCGAGGTGAGGATCCCTCTGGATGTGCCAAGCTGCTCCCCAGTTTTTGgggggctctggagcagggcaaCGGCTGTGCCACAGCCGGGGGTGCTGCAGTGAGGGCTGGGCATGGTCCCCACGGCGGGACACGGGACGGAGTTGGCCACATGGCTGCATTTCCAGGCGGGAATTGGAGCGTGCTGCCTCTGGACAACACCAAAATCCTGAATTTCTGGAGCGCTTGGGAAGCGGAGCTGGGAACCAGCTGTGGGTCTGGGGGTGGGCAAGGAAGGGGttggaatgggattgggatggggtggagggctggcagtgctgtggtgcCAGGCCCTGCTCTTGGCACTGCTTTGGGCTTTGCTCAGCCCCTCCAAGGCTGCCAGGGAATTGATGCCGTCCCCATCCCGGGACCCCTTTCCTGCCGAGGGACCCCTGTCTGGGGTGGAGAGGAGGGTGAAGGGGCTCATCTCAGCCCCTCAAACCCTTCATTCTGCTGGTGCTGGTCAGTGCTGTGaccccacagccacagcagtgcCCGTGGGGAGGCAGGAGAGTTGGGGATCGGGGCACctcccacctctgctgctgtttttttgCACTGGATTAATGGAAACCAGATtgtgcagccaggagagagcctGGAAGCcaaatcctgctgctggagTCCCTCTCGGTCTGTAGAGCTCGGgcttggggtttgtttgggggaaaatgggatgtGGGCTGGAATCTGGGGAGCCTGAGACTGGGGAATTGTCATGGGGGGGTCACTGCTGAT
The Passer domesticus isolate bPasDom1 chromosome 17, bPasDom1.hap1, whole genome shotgun sequence DNA segment above includes these coding regions:
- the SELPLG gene encoding P-selectin glycoprotein ligand 1; protein product: MAPGRAVLVLLVLSPLWACGAELLEPGLPWGGQWVWGEAKPLSLSRGKRDDSGQEPGATTMISSDKSHGGSVPLPAAGTKASLLRVPTTADPMDDSPEPELLLSSAAAVPSTNTSLLQVLTVPTTAEPMDEADSPKPELLEDSVAPAVPSASTSLLRVPVVPTTADPMDETDPPDPDLLPGSEPATATAAQKGIATTTPGWLIEEDTVTDGLDSSSSTGPRSTAPPAFILTSTGYRKPKKSGSPPASTLPATWDTTAVATAVPWEPSGVMSKCLLAILLLGLVAATFLVCTGVLGTLLWRRARSGERRFSRTEMVCISSLLPDAEAAAGPRPVPARRHKLLLPDGSAEPDGDNLTLSSFLPEHS